The genomic DNA CTCATCCCAGGCTTGTTTGCCCCATTGAATCGCTTGCAATAGGTGCACAGACTTAACAATTTCACTTGCCTTATTGTTACTGTCGACCTGACTGCATATATAACGTAGAAGTTTTCGCTTCGTTTTCACTTTCCACGCCTTGATGATTCCTGCATCAAGAGGCTGGCTGCGGGATGTGCTATTCTTTGGTAGGAAGGCAAGTTTTACATTTGAAAACATGTCCGCATGTGAATGTGGGTGGCATGGCGCGTTATCAAGAAAAAGTAGAATGTGGCGATTTTCACGCTTCATGCGCCTGTTCAGCTTAGAAAGAATGACTCCCATTAATTCCGAATTCATCCAAGCCTTctcgtttgcataataatggcAGCTGTGAGGAAAACTTCGGTCACGCAAATTCTTGAAGCATCGCGGATTAAGGCTTTTACCAATAACGATTGGATTTTCTTTTTCACCGGATGCGCTTACAAAGAATGCCCACGTTAATctttgctttgcttgcttgccACCTCGACAGCGCTTTCCACGCTCAGACAAACTCTTGTCTGGTAAGGCTTTCCAAAATTGCCCCGTCTCGTCCATATTCCATACATTCTCTGGTTTGTACCCTGCCATTAATTCCCGCGCACGTTCTGACCAGCTGTCGAGAGTAGCCTGACTGACATCTCCCTCTTCGCCAGCAACATTCATCTCACATATGTTATATCTTTTCTTCCACCTGTCCAACCACCCGTTGGAAGCATTGAATTCTCCCGAGTCACCACCTAGACGTTTTGCAATGATAAGCGCTTCTTCTTGAAGCATTGGACCACTTATTGGAATATTGGACTGCCTACACGTCGAATACCATTTCCAGAGATATTGGTTGACCTCGTAGAATTTCTGCTGATTTACTCTCTTCATACCAGCCCGACCTTCGTTTGACTCCCATTCTTTCATAATATTTTCCTCATCTTTAATTATCCCTGCGACTTGAGTCTTTCCGCAACCAAATTTCTCAGCTAGTTTTCTTACGCCGAGCTTTGGATTTTCCCTGTGACATCGTATCAGCTCAACCCGCTTTGATAAATTCAGGCAGCTTCTATTGCCACGTGCCTTACTTGAAGCCGGATGTCTTTCACTAGAACTGGAAGCTTGCCTAAAGGAATCTTCAATATCTTCAGATTTCTGatcattctctgttttcttcTTCTCGACCAGACAAGGTGCAGAGGTTTTACTACATCGCACACAGTAGCCTACTCTCGCTCCCGCCTTCCATCCATCCGTTGTTTCTGGTGCAAATACGGAGCAGCCCTTATTGCACACTGCCAATTCACACTTGATACATTTGTATTTTGTCTCTGTGTCGCAGTTCGAGCATTTCGAAGCCATGAATGGCCTAATAATGACGCAACAGCCTTTCTTCGCACGTTCTCACTCCTAAAACCGTTCAGTTGTGCACAGAGTTGCACCCAAAGTATAGACCAATTCAAAGCGTTGGTGTATTCAATACAGGTATGTCAGAGGGTTGTAGAATACCGTAGTTCGAGGCCAGACAGGAGAAACgtgataaacaaaacaaatcacacCCGTAGACTGAATGGCGCCgacaataataatgaaaaagtcCTTGTCCAATCCAGCGTGATTGTTCTCACCGCCTACTAAGTGACGAAATCTTGCTGAGTGTTTTCGACATTTACCTTCAAAATACTGTAGTAGTGCTACGGTACTTGTAAAAAGAAATGTGCTTAGTAAGTACTGTAATTTCGTTTATGTTTGTCTTTGCCGAGAACGAACGAGAACGCCAAGTGCATTAATTGTAGTTTTAACTACTGTACAGTGAGAGGGTGGCGAGGGTCACGGGGTCATCAATAAAAAGGTAGAGCGCGTGAAATAAACCAGACGcagagtttgtttttcactctTGGTGTCAAGCACATTGCACACGTTAACGAAAACTGGCGCGACTAGAGCGCTTCAAGGTCTAGCTAAGCTATTTTACGATGTCGCAAATTATCAAAGTCAGTTCGTTTATACGAGGATTTCATGAATACATGGCCATATGGGAACCAAATATCGGCGATGAGCATGATTTGAAACGTGAACCGGGCAACAAGGAAGATATCAATGCAGTAGCCGTTGTGAGAATGAAAGACGAATACAGACTGTCCAGTAAACGAAACAAGACAGAACACAACGCTCATCCAAATGAGCTAACAAGCAACTTAGAAGTTGTAGGTCATGTACCCAAACTAATGGCACAATGGGTGACAAGATTTCTAAAACGTCAAACTAACTCGGCAACCGTAGTTGTTAAGGGGAAACGAATTAATCGAGGCGCTGGTTATGGACTGGAGCTGCCCTGTCAATATCACTTCAAGGGGGATACATTTTCTTGCGACTGGCTGAAGGAGAAACTACAGCAAGGACCATTTGAAGTGGATGATGACTAAATGCCAAGGACTCTATAAAACTATAATGTACTTTCAAATTGTACTGAAGTTTTGTTATTGATCTTCGAGCATGATCCCCTGATTTTTTAAATAGTAATTGTGATCACGACAGGATATCACCAGATACTTGACACACGACACCGATGCACCGTTGTGCGCTGAAAGGAGTGCTTTTGAAtcaaataaatatcattttctgaGGATTATGTTTTCaagtgtccgcttacgggaggtcTTTTTTGCCGTTGGGACCAGAGAAATGGTGTCCGcgtccgcttacgggaggtgtCCGTTTATGGGAGGTTACAAATATAGGGTTTTCTTAAGGAAACGGCCGGGACTTCAAAATGGTGTCCGCTTACAAGGGGTGTCCGCTTACAGGGGGTGTCCGTTAGGAGGGGTTCGACTGTAGTTATTATATTGGTTCCTTTTTAGTCCTTTCTCACGCCAGGGGTTCCCCCTTGATAGAAAATGCAAATTTACAAAGTTGCACTCTGTGGGGTGAAACGGTTTGGATACAACTCGTCCAATCTCTCAAAGTTTCACTCagctttaaatttcttttgctgTTTGCCCCTTTACTCTCAAAAATTTCCTCGTTTTCTTGCACGAAAATGCAGTCATCTAATCTGGAGGCTGTGACATAACCGAACCTTTTCAATACACAGTCAGTTATTTGtactgaatttaaaaaaaaaacagaacttgTTTCAAACATATTGTTCAAACAACTAGATTACGTTTCCTTCTTTTGCGAAGAGTTTCTAGAGAAATTAGCTTCATAAAAACGTATTTTTAGgtaatttcctttccttgtcaAAAAGCTAAGTTtgtaaatatgtaaaaaaaataagattGTTGTGTCGTTCAGGGCATTTATTACAAAGCACTTTTAAGTTTCATGTACTCATAGAGTAAATTTGTCCAAGAATAAAAAACACGTCTATTAATCATAAAATAAAGCGGAGAGAAATTCAACAAGCTTTGGTGATACAAAGTGGCACAAACTCATTCAGCTCCAAATTCTTTAAGTCATTCAAAGTTGGGAGATCACTAAACAGAGTTTCAGTTGATTGTTGTATATTTGCTTATAAAGTTGAAATAAGCAATAGattagcaacctttgtggcatacACGGTACTGAAGCAAGTATCCCGTAATGGCAaaaaggggttcctctccactaattGAAGCATTCATCAGTGAAGTGGGTATTTAGGCGAATATGGTCACAGGCAGCCCGGACAAACTGTGTGACCGTTAATATCCAAATCTTTCACATAATTTCGATAAGATCCAAGTCCAAAAAATCTAAGTATTTTTACCTGAAGTGTTGTTTGTGGTCATCCTTGTAGCTGAAAACGAGGAATTTTAGTGAtttgaagggtttgtgttcAACGTTCACCTGAGCATATAAATAGCAGTGACATagcatttaaggacggtgcctactattgttattgcgcatacgttctgcgcatctccagatactcagatttcctatcgccgatgcttactaatacagggatatttttgcgcggtttaaaactatccggagaaagtagatcttaataagcactcttggtattcaaaaagaaaattgggggtaaccatgcatttttgagagataattaagcttcaatttgaaaaagaatgccatacattgctttgtattttaaagctttttacaaatattattcatgaattatctttgaaaaatgcgtggttacccccaattttctttttggatttcaataacacttgttaagatctacatttcctgcataatcacacaccggggcaaaaatatctttaattagtaggcaccgtccttacagTCGGATTCAATTCCAGTATAAACaaggcttcttttatcttgCTATGGTAATCAGTTTTTCCAGACGCGAGAATTTTAAAGTTATCCCATTTTATGATATGTCCAGTAGTCATAATATGATCAGCAATAGGTGATGTGCGTTCCTGTTTGGAGAGCGCTTGTTCAGTTTTTCTGTCCTGTAGTCGGCGGTGTGCACTTCCACAATAAACAAATCACTTACATTTTACATTAcgtattttgattggttctcgcCAGTGATCTATGAGAGGACAGAGGCATGGCTGACGTCATCATCTaaatttaattataataaatttaatattaaataacGAATCAACAAATTTTTAGAAACGGATTTTactataaaagttaacgttaaaaaacaacaaTGCTTCCACGGTTCAACAgtcattttcaaattaaaagataaaatttaacATTTGCTGATATAATCAGTTGTAAAAATGCTAATGAGATATTGACCAAAactctaaaataaaaatataattacATGGGAAAAAATACGATAAAAGAACGCGAGAGACAATAAAAGTCAATTAATTAGGTAAATACTTTTGCACGGATCGAATCACTCTGTTTGTTCAGTTTCGGTTTGAGTTTAcgaataaaaagcatttcaaatatCAGACAGTCTAGTTTACTCTTACATTTCTTCAAAATCTTGAAACTTTTTTCGATGGTCTCCGTATCCTTTCCATGCTCGTCCTAGACATGATTGCCGATTGTTCATCGCTTATGCTCCTCCACCTTAGTGTTGATGTAGGTGTCGACTCGTTAAGCCGACATAGTCTGCATCACACAGACTGCACTTAAACAACGTTTTGTTGATTAACAATTGGAGGTTTGTGATCTTTCGGTTTGAATTGTCCTTTGATATTGCGAGCAGCCTGAGGGTatggctacacgtaggctacaTTCCGACTTATGTGAACGGGCTGGACAACGACATCAATCTTTCAGCTGAGATCACCGAGTTGGTGTCTTACCGTATTTGCTGATTTCTGGTCTTTGAACGGTAAGACAATTCTGATACGAGCATCATGTTCATCAGATACGGTGATCTCAGCCGAAAGATTGATGCCGTTGTCCAGCCCGTTTACACAAGTCGGAAGATCAAAGGACAATTCAAACCGAAAGAGCACCAACTCAGAAAATGAGTGTAATTTAtccgttttatttattttaattactgggttgccagtatggcaaacccagtcggaatctgcgtttcatttgttggtttattttttttttttcgtttattttccctgtcggtaaaagtcttgcctgtcactcccctgctaagtggtgtctttgtgcatagagccttctgcgcgtattttcttaggatcgaaagggtagtgggaaatgcttAGATTTCtttggtggacacagtagaatgattaacttaaccggcaatggcgtcgaaactCATGTAACGTTTTAGCTCATGTAACTCAtgtggcgttttagtggatctttgaacaaaatatacccttatgaagctcaacaatggcaagtcaattggacactgaacaagacaggcggtagaatcttaaaagcgacgagtaatggacttcgacaacaatctgtcgcccgtcgagccgtaatcaaagtgagctgtagtcctaatattttgccaagtgtggtgttctgtacaacactgaaaccaaatgaacagttctctagtaactcagtatgggttcaacaaagacagagaaggaatccataaagtggatctgttatctcagttgtctcgctatttgtatttacctgttctcaactctgcacagtcttccggtaacaattggaaatttcactaattcagtggcgtcgaaagtcattaaCGTGAAGTGGCGTTTTAGTGTATCTTTTTatacaaaatataccctcatggagctcaagaatggattgTCAATTGGATGAgtaagacagcgctgaaaaataaatatctggattttaagcgagtaatggtcttcgacaacaatttcatttttcgcctttggatatcaagtgagctttgtttctaatattttactaacttggtattaaataaaacactgaaatcaaagaGCAATTtatttatggatttaacaaattaacattgaaggaatcgaatgctttgaatgcatcacagtgtttactcaagtcgcatcttttctgacaatttacatttaccggtactTTGTACTCAACACTGCAAAGATGTAAAacatttggaaatgtgacagtgaagaattatttgaataaaagttgttgtcgcttttgtgcttcattatttacggtcaaggttccgaGTCGACAagggtttttatttatttatttatttttagcttcgccaaataaacaaacaaacaattacGTATACAGAAGAACATTGGCAGGGACACCGCAACAGCTGTGGCCAATTACAGCGGACCCGGATACTAATAAGAACTGAATAATAACAAGGAATGTTAATTGAttgtttgatgtgaactgtcaaaaaatgtatttaatagcccttattcacgatagccgccatgttggttttcaaattgtcatccaaattagccatgtgttatgctgggggccaaacattggaataaaggcaaattgcggaaaatcggctcgccgaaatattgaatttacattgctaaaagtacattttaaaatttagagttaagtaccttttataataattttatatcttttgatgaCCTCCGACATtgtgactttctacttcgttatctgctcatttttgactaaaaaacatcgaagtaacttgtgaaataattctattttactacttaggtaaTAAACAtacaatgaacgtgaaacaaatcatctgtgtggctaagatgttcgttataacctctcgaacttgtgttgtttgccccctcagaagtgtgtagctaatttgcatgataaaggcaattccaacatggcggctatcgtgaataaggtctattgcatctcttgtttgcacgcacgcaattgaaataggaaggttttttgcctcaaatagtaaatatgttgtttgtttcaattaatttttcgctggaaaaggattttgccgagatatttcaagcctttgtgaactttaatatcatgtgtaattttcgagcttaacaaatttgcatacctgggtgtgatacgggaggatctTTGTGGTATTGCTcagtaagcaggaagggttcacggaaataaacaggtctgttggaagcgtgcttgagtttcaacaaaatgagccccaaaatcagcaaaaagttgtgatgctgatgaataataaagtagctgctatttccaaagcgatggaattacctggtgataaataacctcatcttggagagtaaatttttgactttgcagaaacaatggtcaaactcaagagttgggcgattgtgttctttgtgttgaattcgcacatctcttgtcaaactttatagcacttgaaagaaaaagaaaactaacaaaaacaaaaccttgtatcttgccatcgtttgacacagatgcttcactgtttcgcttcatcacggcgcccgctgaatccgatgtcactttcgattttgcgctttacttgtgcagccaaaagtacaataacaaaattgaacgtagcaaaaatctcccaaaatatttgtcgctgatcgtaactttttatattcagggttcaaaattaatgttaacgttgttttcatgtcgtaaatgttgttgctgatggcaaaatattttattctcggatcgaccatcctgaaaaattccttctgctcttcctaaaagctgtgtatcaacatttattcacttttgcttcaatatttgttttgcataaagcaagctaacaaaatctgtaccttgcttacttcgcatttttgggcgttaaaatagaattttcggtcctttgATTAatgtggcttactacagttttaatGTGGCTTACTATAGTTTTAATGGATTATAACAGCCCAACTTCTAACTCTTTTGAATAATGTCCCAAGATGTTTCTCAGTCTCTATTTACTGTTTGCTTAAGTCTTTTGCCATTCTatgtgaaaattaaacaatgaaACGTAAACAAATGGCCAAAATGAACGACCGAGTACCTAAGGAGAGACTGGGTGCTAGTAGTTTAAATcacgtttttctcaaaatctacccccccccccccccctgtaaGGTAGATTTTGAGCTAATTTTGATTTGGGGATCATGCGGGtagatttattttgtactcaactctgcacagtcttcaggtaaaagaaaaataattggaaatgtaacagagaataattatttgaaagaaatcttgttgtccattttgtgcttcattgtTCACAGAAGAAGTTCTTCGGAAAAGGGTACGTTTGATCCTGAACTGTAAGactgaatttctttttttcttttttatgctttttgttttcacgaaggcaattgaaataggaagggttttttgcctcttctCTGGTTGGAtatcagagaaggaatcgaacacaggttaaaaaaaaaacaatttgaaatttaactAATTCAATTTagtcaataattatttgaaagaaagcttgttgtccattttttgctccATTGTTGA from Montipora capricornis isolate CH-2021 chromosome 2, ASM3666992v2, whole genome shotgun sequence includes the following:
- the LOC138038581 gene encoding tigger transposable element-derived protein 6-like is translated as MASKCSNCDTETKYKCIKCELAVCNKGCSVFAPETTDGWKAGARVGYCVRCSKTSAPCLVEKKKTENDQKSEDIEDSFRQASSSSERHPASSKARGNRSCLNLSKRVELIRCHRENPKLGVRKLAEKFGCGKTQVAGIIKDEENIMKEWESNEGRAGMKRVNQQKFYEVNQYLWKWYSTCRQSNIPISGPMLQEEALIIAKRLGGDSGEFNASNGWLDRWKKRYNICEMNVAGEEGDVSQATLDSWSERARELMAGYKPENVWNMDETGQFWKALPDKSLSERGKRCRGGKQAKQRLTWAFFVSASGEKENPIVIGKSLNPRCFKNLRDRSFPHSCHYYANEKAWMNSELMGVILSKLNRRMKRENRHILLFLDNAPCHPHSHADMFSNVKLAFLPKNSTSRSQPLDAGIIKAWKVKTKRKLLRYICSQVDSNNKASEIVKSVHLLQAIQWGKQAWDEVDQETVQKCFKKVGLSPDEVDMEEGIDDPFEGEDMMSLEELCAKLGTTETGTAQEFVGADDEVPSCPETIDISQPSWRAELGRNLLEEDEADGSEPSAKEGKVDEAGNEEFDCSVKEPSVKSSTEARKMVLQLSEFADFGGHEKLSNALLTVQDILFDMEFNAPKKQSVIGDYFHPHV